The following are from one region of the Nitrososphaerota archaeon genome:
- a CDS encoding 30S ribosomal protein S30e, which yields MCPSHGSITKAGKVRSATPKLEAKPRRSPIPRIRNRNNYFKRVLALKESTESSEIG from the coding sequence ATGTGTCCTAGTCATGGGAGTATAACAAAAGCTGGGAAAGTAAGGAGTGCTACTCCTAAATTAGAAGCTAAACCTCGTAGAAGCCCTATTCCACGTATAAGAAATAGGAACAATTACTTTAAAAGAGTTTTAGCTTTAAAAGAGTCTACTGAAAGTTCTGAAATTGGTTAA
- a CDS encoding CTP synthase: protein MPAVENARIIFITGGVLSGLGKGITAASIGKIFQLRGYNVKMVKIDNYYNVDPGVLNPVEHGEIFVCEEVWEYSPSKNFTFRIAEIDEDFGHYERFLNINMHPSQNITAGQIYLKILLAEREGAYLGKTVQAIPHITDEIKRRIFSCISQGTDILIVEQGGTVGDFEAMLFLEAIRQIRLEKPLPYTALVHVALVPFLESVGQLKTKPAQQSVRILQSYGLQPDIIIGRSNRLLDEESKKKLALFCNVPYEAVFSNPDLEVTYKLPIVFEEQGLGKYLIKILALNRYNPIEKEYNEWNKMCDLFVHTKYNLDIAMPGKYWQILDSYISMVEALKHAGAHNSAKINIKLIDTEKYESNPEKVEELNNVDGVLFTPGFGSRGAEGMIEAAKYIIKNDIPSLGICFGCQILFIAFCREFLGLKEANSTEINPNTPYPVVDLLPEQKKETWKGGTMRLGAHIIKVLPNTKLYEAYGSIQIKERFRHRYHLIKEYVDKASSHGLIVSGTSIDGRIIQAIELPGYWIVGTQFHPEFKSRPNFPSPIYNAFIKAALSFRLAKNK, encoded by the coding sequence ATGCCAGCTGTAGAGAATGCGAGGATAATCTTTATTACAGGTGGAGTTTTATCTGGTTTAGGAAAAGGAATCACAGCAGCTTCTATAGGAAAGATTTTCCAACTTAGAGGATACAATGTTAAAATGGTGAAGATTGATAATTATTATAACGTAGATCCTGGAGTTCTCAACCCAGTAGAGCATGGGGAAATTTTTGTGTGTGAGGAAGTGTGGGAGTACTCACCCTCTAAAAATTTCACATTTAGAATAGCTGAAATAGATGAAGACTTTGGACATTATGAAAGATTTTTGAACATAAATATGCATCCCTCACAAAATATCACAGCTGGACAAATCTATCTAAAAATTCTTTTAGCAGAAAGAGAAGGAGCTTATTTAGGTAAAACTGTTCAAGCAATCCCTCACATCACAGATGAAATTAAGCGAAGAATATTTTCATGTATATCACAAGGTACTGACATCCTAATTGTAGAGCAAGGTGGTACTGTTGGAGATTTTGAAGCAATGCTATTCCTAGAAGCTATTAGACAAATTAGATTAGAAAAACCTTTACCTTATACAGCTTTAGTACATGTAGCTTTAGTTCCATTCTTAGAATCTGTAGGACAACTTAAAACTAAGCCTGCTCAACAAAGTGTTCGAATTTTACAAAGCTATGGATTGCAACCAGATATAATAATTGGTAGAAGCAATAGACTACTTGATGAAGAATCAAAAAAGAAATTAGCATTATTTTGCAATGTTCCTTATGAAGCTGTTTTCTCAAATCCAGATTTAGAAGTTACTTATAAATTACCTATAGTATTTGAAGAGCAAGGTTTAGGAAAATATTTAATAAAAATACTTGCATTAAATCGCTACAATCCTATAGAAAAAGAATATAATGAATGGAATAAAATGTGTGATCTTTTTGTTCATACTAAATATAATTTAGATATTGCAATGCCAGGGAAATATTGGCAAATATTAGATAGCTATATAAGCATGGTTGAAGCTCTTAAACATGCAGGAGCACATAATAGCGCTAAAATAAATATTAAGCTTATCGATACTGAAAAATATGAAAGCAATCCAGAAAAAGTAGAAGAATTAAATAATGTAGATGGCGTATTATTCACTCCCGGCTTTGGAAGTAGAGGGGCTGAAGGAATGATAGAAGCTGCGAAGTATATAATTAAAAACGATATTCCTTCATTAGGTATTTGTTTTGGTTGCCAAATACTATTTATTGCTTTTTGTAGAGAATTTTTAGGTCTTAAAGAAGCAAATTCAACAGAAATAAATCCAAATACTCCATATCCAGTTGTTGATCTTCTTCCAGAACAGAAAAAAGAAACATGGAAAGGAGGAACGATGAGATTAGGGGCTCATATTATAAAAGTTTTACCTAATACAAAATTATATGAAGCTTATGGCTCAATACAAATTAAAGAAAGATTTAGACATAGATATCATTTAATTAAAGAATATGTTGATAAAGCTTCTTCTCATGGATTAATTGTTTCAGGTACAAGTATTGATGGAAGAATAATTCAAGCAATAGAGCTACCTGGTTATTGGATTGTGGGTACTCAATTTCATCCAGAATTTAAAAGTAGGCCAAATTTTCCATCTCCAATATATAATGCATTTATTAAAGCAGCATTGTCCTTTCGCTTAGCAAAAAATAAATAG
- a CDS encoding DUF2258 domain-containing protein has translation MEVKSGEVRSGLIIAGAYADKLRKVLFAQFAEKIKSGELSKESIAKASGELNAFLYHLLVEKLKLDKLDVVRINVKYEIYNKELKWDYENLKIEAYRKIPQAEIDKTIIEAVKYVKEIVESKYTIEEIGKTLTGDTLYKIRLGDLNVGVLEAIKINDELLLKGALTSPEPIMIEKFRIELLGKNPIEVLIEKLNEIINKSKKVSRNEAEETIKALLSIAKTTT, from the coding sequence ATGGAGGTTAAAAGTGGGGAAGTTAGGTCAGGACTTATAATAGCTGGAGCATATGCAGATAAATTAAGGAAAGTTTTATTTGCACAATTTGCTGAAAAAATAAAATCTGGAGAATTAAGTAAAGAAAGTATAGCTAAAGCTTCTGGAGAATTAAATGCTTTCCTTTATCACTTACTTGTTGAAAAACTTAAATTAGATAAGCTAGATGTTGTAAGAATTAATGTTAAATATGAAATTTATAATAAAGAATTAAAATGGGATTATGAAAATCTTAAAATTGAAGCTTATAGAAAAATACCTCAAGCAGAAATAGATAAAACAATAATAGAAGCAGTAAAGTACGTAAAAGAAATTGTTGAAAGTAAATATACTATAGAGGAAATTGGTAAAACATTAACTGGGGATACTTTATATAAAATTAGATTAGGAGACTTAAATGTGGGAGTTCTTGAAGCTATTAAAATTAATGATGAATTATTACTAAAAGGAGCGCTTACATCTCCAGAACCTATTATGATAGAAAAATTTAGAATTGAATTATTAGGAAAAAATCCAATAGAAGTATTAATAGAAAAACTAAATGAAATTATTAATAAAAGTAAGAAAGTATCTAGAAATGAAGCTGAAGAAACTATTAAAGCATTGTTAAGTATTGCAAAAACTACTACTTAA
- the yciH gene encoding stress response translation initiation inhibitor YciH, giving the protein MAEICPVCGLPKAICVCKTISREQQKVRIKFETRKYKRPTTIIEGLNGSKKDLNEIASKLKSACACGGGYKNGIIILQGDHRNKAKEILAELGIPEENIEVI; this is encoded by the coding sequence ATGGCAGAAATCTGCCCAGTATGTGGTTTACCTAAAGCAATTTGCGTATGTAAAACGATATCCCGTGAACAACAAAAAGTTCGTATAAAATTTGAAACAAGAAAATATAAAAGACCAACAACTATTATAGAAGGATTAAATGGAAGTAAAAAAGATTTGAATGAAATTGCTTCAAAGCTTAAATCAGCTTGCGCTTGTGGCGGAGGATATAAAAATGGAATTATAATACTTCAAGGAGACCATAGAAATAAAGCTAAAGAAATTTTAGCAGAACTTGGAATACCTGAAGAAAATATAGAAGTTATATAA
- a CDS encoding tryptophan--tRNA ligase: MENEGYVVTPWEVKGKIDYDRLIKEFGLQPLTDELLKRLEKHTGELHFLLKRRIFFAHRDLDWILDEYEKGNQFYLYTGRGPSGSTHIGHLIPWVFAKWLQDKFNAKLYFQITDDEKFLFKPELTLEEVKEYSYENILDIIAIGFDPNKTKIFLDTEYIKTLYKEAIKVAKKVTFSTVRAVFGLNESSNIGEIFFTSMQSVPAFLESIKQGKNIPCLIPLAVDQDPHFRITRDVAPKLGFYKPAIIHSKFLPSLAGLDKMSSSAPQSCIFTTDKEEDVKRKIWNAFTGGRGNVEDQRKYGGNPDICTIYYYLYFFFEKDEKSLKEQYENCKSGKLLCGEHKIYLTKLIIDFLKNHQKNREKAKEIMDKFILRD; this comes from the coding sequence ATGGAAAATGAAGGTTATGTAGTTACTCCATGGGAAGTAAAAGGGAAAATAGATTATGATAGATTAATTAAAGAATTTGGTCTTCAACCTTTAACAGATGAATTACTTAAAAGATTAGAAAAACATACAGGTGAATTACATTTTCTTTTAAAGAGGAGAATATTTTTTGCTCATAGAGATTTAGATTGGATATTAGATGAATATGAAAAAGGAAATCAATTTTATTTATATACTGGTAGAGGCCCATCTGGTTCTACTCATATAGGTCATTTAATTCCATGGGTTTTTGCTAAATGGCTTCAAGATAAATTTAATGCAAAATTATATTTCCAAATAACCGATGATGAAAAATTTTTATTTAAACCAGAGCTTACATTAGAAGAAGTGAAAGAATATTCTTATGAAAATATTTTGGATATTATTGCAATAGGTTTTGATCCAAATAAAACAAAAATTTTTCTGGATACAGAATATATAAAAACTCTTTATAAAGAAGCAATAAAAGTAGCTAAAAAAGTAACATTTTCAACTGTAAGAGCTGTTTTTGGTCTTAATGAAAGCTCAAACATTGGAGAAATATTTTTCACTTCAATGCAATCAGTCCCCGCCTTTTTAGAATCTATTAAGCAAGGTAAAAACATTCCTTGTTTAATACCATTAGCAGTCGATCAAGATCCTCATTTTAGAATAACTAGAGATGTAGCTCCAAAACTTGGTTTTTATAAACCAGCAATAATCCATAGCAAATTTTTACCAAGTTTAGCCGGATTAGATAAAATGAGCTCAAGTGCTCCTCAATCATGTATATTTACTACAGATAAAGAAGAAGATGTTAAGAGAAAAATATGGAATGCTTTTACTGGTGGAAGAGGGAATGTAGAAGATCAAAGAAAATATGGTGGAAATCCAGATATATGCACCATATATTATTATTTATACTTCTTTTTTGAAAAAGATGAAAAATCTTTAAAAGAACAATATGAAAATTGTAAAAGCGGAAAACTTCTTTGCGGAGAACATAAAATATATTTAACGAAGCTTATAATAGATTTTTTAAAAAATCATCAAAAAAATAGAGAAAAAGCTAAAGAAATAATGGATAAATTTATTTTAAGGGATTAA
- a CDS encoding C/D box methylation guide ribonucleoprotein complex aNOP56 subunit (functions along with aFIB and aL7a; guides 2'-O-methylation of ribose to specific sites in RNAs), translated as MPNVNVLTTFIGLVAIDEESEKIIDFFPPDKNIEKIVDFLIKLDKNIIDNDVKNFFESLKKEYEKIFIEDERLANLLKSFFQEEIFIKTISLNVESILIKNNIFKNIEEYRELAREVALRLLREKLKISVSKRDLMIVHGVNVIEDLNKQINLIYTRCREWYGIHFPELQDFVKEPEEYLKIISKIGSRNNINEEKLLEVIGKHKYFNEIINTAKKSIGIELNKEDEDQIRNLAEEGLRLISLRNKMEDYLSSLMEYEAPNIVAVTGPILGAKLIALAGGLEKLAMLPASTIQIIGAEKALFRFLRTKKGAPKHGVIFQHPYVHTAPKWQRGKIARALAAKISIAAKIDYFSGEYRGSELREMLEKRIKEIKQKYPKPEIKHKKKR; from the coding sequence ATGCCTAATGTAAACGTATTAACAACATTTATAGGTTTAGTAGCTATAGATGAAGAAAGTGAAAAGATTATAGATTTTTTCCCTCCAGATAAAAATATTGAGAAAATAGTTGATTTTTTAATAAAATTAGATAAAAATATAATCGATAATGATGTCAAAAATTTTTTCGAATCTCTTAAAAAAGAATATGAAAAAATATTCATTGAAGATGAAAGACTTGCTAATCTTTTAAAAAGCTTTTTTCAAGAAGAAATTTTTATAAAAACAATCTCGCTAAATGTAGAAAGTATTTTAATCAAGAATAATATTTTTAAAAATATTGAAGAATATAGAGAATTAGCAAGAGAAGTAGCTCTTCGATTATTAAGAGAGAAATTAAAAATTTCTGTTAGTAAAAGAGATTTAATGATTGTTCATGGAGTAAATGTAATAGAAGATTTGAATAAACAAATTAATTTAATTTATACAAGATGTAGAGAATGGTATGGCATACATTTTCCTGAACTTCAAGATTTTGTAAAAGAGCCTGAAGAATATTTAAAAATAATTAGTAAAATTGGTTCAAGAAATAATATCAATGAAGAAAAACTTTTAGAAGTAATCGGAAAACATAAATATTTTAATGAAATAATTAATACAGCAAAAAAATCTATTGGAATAGAATTAAATAAAGAAGATGAGGATCAAATTAGAAATTTAGCTGAAGAAGGACTTAGATTAATTTCTTTAAGGAATAAAATGGAAGATTATTTATCTAGCTTAATGGAATATGAGGCGCCAAATATTGTAGCTGTAACTGGGCCAATTCTTGGAGCCAAATTAATTGCATTAGCAGGTGGATTGGAAAAATTAGCCATGCTTCCAGCAAGTACTATTCAAATAATAGGAGCTGAGAAAGCTTTATTTAGATTTTTAAGAACAAAGAAAGGAGCTCCTAAGCATGGAGTAATTTTTCAACATCCATATGTTCACACAGCACCAAAATGGCAAAGAGGGAAAATAGCACGTGCATTAGCAGCAAAAATTTCTATTGCTGCTAAAATAGATTATTTCTCTGGTGAATATAGAGGAAGTGAATTAAGAGAAATGCTTGAAAAAAGAATAAAAGAAATAAAGCAAAAATATCCAAAACCTGAAATAAAACATAAGAAGAAGAGATGA
- a CDS encoding NTPase, protein MKKVIFITGPPRIGKSTILMKIIELLKQKGIKVGGIITPEKREFGKRIGFLVKDIISGEEGTLAKICTSISNKPKFGKYIIDIEDFERVALKALDFSLKNCDVIAIDEIGRMEFYSLKFKEKIYEILNSNKIVIAVLHRDFINQFKKYGEVIEVNLKNRDKLPEEIFKNLKL, encoded by the coding sequence ATGAAGAAAGTTATTTTTATAACAGGGCCACCTAGGATTGGAAAATCAACTATATTAATGAAAATAATAGAATTGCTTAAACAAAAAGGAATAAAAGTTGGAGGAATTATTACACCTGAAAAAAGAGAATTTGGTAAAAGAATTGGATTTCTTGTTAAAGATATTATTTCTGGAGAGGAGGGGACATTAGCTAAAATTTGCACATCTATAAGTAATAAACCAAAATTTGGAAAATATATTATTGATATAGAAGATTTTGAAAGAGTAGCTTTAAAAGCTTTAGATTTTTCATTAAAAAATTGTGACGTAATAGCAATAGATGAGATTGGTCGTATGGAATTTTATAGTTTAAAATTTAAAGAAAAAATATATGAAATTTTAAATTCTAATAAGATAGTAATTGCAGTATTACATAGAGATTTCATTAATCAATTTAAGAAGTATGGAGAAGTGATTGAAGTAAATTTAAAGAATAGAGATAAATTACCAGAAGAAATATTCAAAAATCTTAAATTATAA
- a CDS encoding RuvB-like helicase, whose product MSSIDSSKSLVPLQRFVRVGAHSHVKGLGLEGLKAKMVADGLVGQIEAREAAGIVVKMIKEGKMAGRAILLAGPPGTGKTAIAIAIARELGKDVPFISLSGSEIYSSELKKTEVLTQALRKAIGVRLHEKRRVYEGEITGLDIKTRKHPYNPYQEVPDSVTITLTTTDESKTFRAGATIANYILQQGITVGDVVQIDAESGRVIKIGRSERASEKYEIATVSEKPVPRPSGTIEKEKEFVYVLTLHDLDQLSAQSSRGGLLGFFFGAPPSKEIDPEIRKEVDEMVKSRVEEQTAEIIPGVLFIDEVHLLDIEAFSFLNAAMESELAPILILASNRGITKVRGTDIESPHGLPLDLIDRLLIITTRPYNKEEVREILKIRANEENVKLTPEALEKLTEIGVSKTLRYAVQLLTPAFQVAKSNNRKEVLPEDVIQVEKLFSDVKRSVEELKQFEEMMMR is encoded by the coding sequence ATGTCCTCTATTGATTCTTCTAAAAGTTTAGTTCCATTACAAAGATTTGTTAGAGTTGGAGCTCATAGCCATGTAAAAGGTTTAGGTTTAGAAGGATTAAAAGCAAAAATGGTTGCAGATGGACTTGTTGGTCAAATAGAAGCAAGAGAAGCTGCAGGAATAGTTGTTAAAATGATTAAAGAGGGGAAAATGGCTGGAAGAGCAATATTACTTGCTGGCCCACCTGGAACTGGAAAAACAGCTATTGCAATAGCAATTGCAAGAGAACTTGGAAAAGATGTACCTTTTATAAGCTTAAGTGGTTCTGAAATATACTCAAGCGAATTAAAGAAAACAGAAGTTTTAACACAAGCTTTAAGAAAAGCAATAGGTGTTAGACTTCATGAAAAAAGGAGGGTTTATGAGGGAGAAATAACAGGGCTAGATATAAAAACAAGGAAACACCCATACAATCCTTATCAAGAAGTACCAGATTCTGTAACAATAACTTTAACAACAACAGATGAAAGTAAAACTTTTAGAGCTGGAGCAACAATAGCAAATTATATATTACAACAAGGAATAACTGTTGGAGATGTTGTACAAATAGATGCTGAAAGTGGAAGAGTAATAAAAATTGGAAGGTCAGAAAGAGCTTCTGAAAAATATGAAATAGCAACGGTTAGTGAAAAACCAGTTCCTAGACCTTCAGGAACAATAGAAAAAGAAAAAGAATTTGTTTATGTTCTTACATTACATGACTTAGATCAACTTTCAGCACAATCTTCAAGAGGTGGGTTATTAGGATTCTTTTTCGGAGCACCACCTTCTAAAGAAATAGATCCTGAAATTAGGAAAGAAGTTGATGAAATGGTTAAGAGTAGAGTAGAAGAACAAACAGCAGAAATAATACCTGGAGTATTATTCATTGATGAAGTACATTTGCTCGATATAGAAGCATTCTCATTCTTAAATGCTGCAATGGAAAGTGAATTAGCTCCAATACTAATATTAGCAAGCAATAGAGGAATTACAAAAGTCAGAGGTACAGATATAGAATCTCCACATGGTCTTCCATTAGATTTAATAGATAGGCTTTTAATAATAACTACTAGACCTTATAATAAAGAAGAAGTTAGAGAGATATTGAAAATAAGAGCAAATGAAGAAAATGTTAAATTAACTCCTGAAGCTCTTGAAAAATTAACAGAAATAGGAGTATCAAAAACTCTTAGATATGCTGTTCAATTATTAACTCCCGCATTTCAAGTAGCGAAATCTAATAATAGAAAAGAAGTATTACCAGAAGATGTAATACAAGTTGAAAAATTGTTCTCTGATGTAAAAAGATCTGTCGAAGAACTTAAGCAATTTGAAGAAATGATGATGAGATAA
- the rnhB gene encoding ribonuclease HII: MPKGPVIGPMVICGFLIEENKIEKLKEIDVKDSKLLSPIKRKDMTLILKKIAKNIILIKLSANEIDKLRKEINLNEIEINKIVEIINSSSPNIVIIDSPEINTKKFINKIKKKLKNKNIKIIAENYADRKYPVVSAASVIAKVERDKEIEKIKKKIGYDFGSGYASDKKTIDFLKYWLKNHKEFPEFVRKSWMTIKLLKIKEE; the protein is encoded by the coding sequence TTGCCAAAAGGGCCAGTAATAGGACCTATGGTAATATGTGGCTTCTTAATTGAAGAGAATAAAATAGAAAAATTAAAAGAAATTGATGTTAAGGACTCAAAACTGCTTTCACCTATTAAAAGAAAGGACATGACACTAATATTAAAAAAGATTGCAAAAAATATTATTTTAATAAAATTATCTGCAAATGAGATTGATAAATTAAGAAAAGAAATAAATTTAAATGAAATAGAAATAAATAAAATAGTTGAAATAATAAATTCTTCTTCTCCAAATATTGTGATTATAGATTCTCCCGAAATTAATACAAAAAAATTTATAAATAAAATAAAGAAAAAATTAAAAAATAAAAATATAAAAATAATTGCTGAAAATTATGCTGATAGAAAATATCCAGTAGTTAGCGCTGCTTCAGTAATAGCAAAAGTTGAAAGAGATAAAGAAATTGAAAAAATTAAAAAGAAAATTGGCTATGATTTTGGTTCTGGTTATGCTAGTGATAAAAAAACAATAGATTTTCTTAAATATTGGTTAAAAAATCATAAAGAATTTCCAGAATTTGTTAGAAAAAGTTGGATGACTATAAAATTGTTAAAAATAAAAGAAGAATAA
- a CDS encoding fibrillarin-like rRNA/tRNA 2'-O-methyltransferase has protein sequence MKIIPHEKFNGIYWIIENEEKKLATRNLARKVRVYGERIFEYEGEEYREWIPYRSKLAAAILNGLKNLPIKNGSRVLYLGVATGTTSSHVSDIIGESGILYGIDFAPKVLIQFEKNVAKYRKNVIPIFSDARKPSLYKHLVGEVDFIYCDIAQPKQAEPLSENAHAMLKKDGWIMIAIKARSIDSIESPSKIFKKEKEILIENGFEIIEEINLEPYERDHIMLLGRFLGKY, from the coding sequence ATGAAAATCATTCCTCATGAAAAATTTAATGGAATATATTGGATAATTGAAAATGAAGAAAAAAAACTTGCTACAAGAAATCTTGCTAGAAAAGTAAGAGTATATGGAGAAAGAATTTTTGAATATGAGGGAGAAGAATATAGAGAATGGATACCTTATAGAAGTAAACTTGCTGCAGCAATCCTTAATGGATTAAAAAATTTACCTATTAAAAATGGATCAAGAGTACTTTATTTAGGTGTTGCTACTGGTACTACCTCAAGCCATGTATCAGATATAATAGGAGAAAGTGGAATACTTTATGGTATAGATTTTGCACCAAAAGTTTTAATTCAATTTGAAAAAAATGTTGCTAAATATAGAAAAAATGTTATACCAATATTTTCAGATGCAAGAAAACCTTCATTATATAAACATTTAGTTGGAGAAGTAGATTTCATTTATTGTGATATAGCTCAACCTAAACAAGCAGAACCATTATCAGAAAATGCTCATGCTATGCTTAAAAAAGATGGATGGATTATGATAGCAATAAAAGCTAGGAGTATAGATTCTATTGAATCCCCATCAAAAATATTTAAAAAAGAAAAAGAAATATTAATAGAAAATGGTTTTGAAATAATTGAAGAAATAAATCTAGAACCATATGAAAGAGACCATATAATGCTATTAGGGAGATTTCTAGGAAAATATTAA